The Aeromicrobium tamlense nucleotide sequence GAGGACTCCGCGGAAGTGGAGGCGGTCTGCGCGGTCTACAGCGAGGTCGCCGGTCTCGCCCGGGACGCCGGCGCCACGCTGGTGGCCGCCGCGGGCAACGCGTCCGGCCCGACGATCTTCCCCGTCTCGCAGAACGTGCCGGCTGCGTGCGACGGCTACGTGAGCGTCGTCGCCACGAGCGACACCGGACACCGCGCCTGGTACTCCACGGCCGGCGTCGGCTCGGACCTCGCGGCCGCCGGCGGCGACCAGAACATCCTGCCGTCGCGTGAGGACCGCGGCATCCGCTCGACGCTCAATGACGGTGACAAGGAGCCGGGCGAGCCCTCGTACGGCTGGTACCAGGGCACGAGCATGGCCGCCCCGGCGGTCTCGGCCGGCGCGGCGCTGCTCTACTCGCTCGGCGTCACTGATCCCGCTCGGGTCGAGGCGCAGCTGAAGGCGGCGGTGCAGCCGTTCTCCGACGTCCCGCAGGAGCCGAAGATCCTCCTCGGCGGTGTCGAGCGCACCGTGGCCTCAGTCAACTGCGAGTCCTCGAGCGAGGACGCGGGCTACTGCGGCGCGGGCATCCTCGACCTGTCGAAGGTCACGGCACCGCTCGGCGCGCCGCTGCTCTCGGGCACGCGGGCGCCCGGGGGAGTGCTGCGCGCGTCCTCGCGCGGCCTGACGAACCCCGGCGGCACGTCGGCGATCTCGTGGTGGCGCGGGTCCACGCGCGTGGGCACGGGCGCGACGTACCGGATCACGGCGGCCGACCTCGGCCGCACCCTGACTGCGCGCGACACGGTCGCGTCGGGCAGCTTCGCCGGGATCTTCCGGACGGCCACCGTCTCGGTGCCCGCGACGAAGGCCCGCTCGCGGGTGGCGATGTCGGTGGCGTCGAGCCTCAAGCGCGCGAAGCGTGCGCGCCTCGTCGTGCGGGTGTCCGCGCCGCTGGTGCGGCCCACCGGCACGATCCGGGTCTACGACGGCCGCAAGCGGATCGCGACGAAGCGCCTGTACGCCTCGAGCGGCGGCAAGGTCGCGATCCTGCTGCCGAAGATCACGAAGAAGGGCAAGCACCGGATCCGCGTGGTCTACTCCGGCGACGCCCAGGTGACGTCGGGCCAGGTCAGCAAGGTCGTGCGGGTCCGCTGACCCTCAGGCGAAGCGGTCGCCCCGTCCGATGCGGACGGGGCCCTTCGCGGTGTTCGCCGACGCCGGCTCGCCGCGCTGGGTGACCACGACGACGCCGTCCTCGGCGAGGTCGTCCGCGAGGCGACGGACCGCGTCCATGCGGTCGCGCCACTGCTCTCCGCCGACCACGCGGGCGACGTCGCTGGGACAGATCGTCGAGCCGCCACGCTTGCGGAGCAGGGCGCGCATCGCGGCGGTCGAGCGGGCGGCGATCGAGTGGTCGGTGGGCTCCTCCCACCACGGCCGGCCTCGTTCGCCGAGGGCGACCTTGGCGTCGCCGACCCGGTCGCGGGCGTCGGGCTCGCCGGCCTTCACCGCCCGTCGCGCGCTCATCAACTCGTCGACCAGCTCCTGGCGCAGCGCATCGGGGATCTGCGGATCCGTGGCGCGCCACTTCCGCCCACCGATGACCAGGAAGTGGCCGTCGGGGGTGCGCTCCGACTCGGTGTCTCGCGGCATCGGCGTCCTCCCGTCGCCTCGACGCTAGTCGAGCCCACGGGGTGACGCAGGGTGGTCGGCGGACAGGGTGGTCAGCGGACAGGGTGGTCAGCGGACGCCGAGGGGACCGGCGAGGGGGAGTGACCACGGCAGCGCCGCGTGCTCGTCGCGCAGGAACTCCAGCGGCTTGACCATGTCGTCGGGCATCGGCGTCGTGCGGCGGGTGCTGAGGTCGACGTGCAGCTCGAGGAACTCCAGCGTGTTGGCCACGGTGCCGCGGGAGCGGTTCGCCAGGATCGTCTGGCCGTGGACCGTCTTCGGACCCACGCCGAGGATCCGCAGGTGCACCGAGAGCTCGTCGCCGACGAGGGACTCGTCGAGGAACCGGACGTGGTGCTCGACGCTGAAGACGCTGTGACCCGTGCGGTGGCGGTAGTCGTCGTCGAAGCCCAGCTCGCGGAACGCCAGGTCCGAGCCCTCCATGTGGAGCCGGTAGTAGTGGCAGACGTTGACGTGCCCGTTGCCGTCCTCGAACTCCGGCGGGGCGACGAGGCGCATCGCGGTGCCGAGGGCGTCGAGGTCGTCCACGGTGGGCCGTGCGGGGGTGGTCATGGCGGTCACTCTAACCAGAGCCGGATTCCGGATCAGACGCTCGCCCCATGGAACGGGGGTGGTCCGGACGAGGCCTGCCGGGCTATCGTGTTTAAATCTGAAACCAAGTTCACCTTGTGATGCAGGACCATGAGCCGCATCACAGCCGAGGCAATCGAAGGACACGCATGGTCAACATCGTTTCGCGGATCTGGGCCCACGCCGACTCCGAGCCGGACCGGGTCGCGCTCCGTTCGCCGCGCACCGTGACGTACGCGGAGCTGCGTGAGACGAACCGCCGCGTCGCGGGCGCCGTGCGCGCCGCCGGGCTCGCGCCGCTGGACCGCGTGCTGTTCATCGCGCCGACGATCACCGAGTTCCCCGAGGTCTACTACGGCCTCCACGCCGCCGGCGTGACCGTGACGACGATGAACGTCATGTCGACGTCCCCCGAGATCGGCTACGTCCTCGACGACTCCGAGGCCTCGCTGGTCATCGCCTGGCACGAGTGCGCCGACGCGGCGCGCGAGGCCGCCGCCGACCGCGGCGTGGAGTTCTGGCAGCTCGAGCCCGGCCTGGCCTTCGACGCCGAGCCGCTGCAGGACGCGCACGACCACGCACCCGACGACACCGCGATCATCCTCTACACCTCGGGAACGACCGGCCGTCCCAAGGGCGCCGAGCTGACCGCGCTCAACCTCGACGCCACGGTCGACTCTTTCCTGCCCGTGCTCGAGCTCACCGCCGACGACCGCTTCGGCACGGCGCTCCCGCTGTTCCACGTCTTCGGCCAGGCCGTCTGCATGAACACGGCGCTCGCGATCGGCGCCTCCTTCTCGCTGCTGTCGCCGTTCAGCGCCGAGAAGATGCTCGACATGGTCAAGAGCGACCAGCTGACCACCGTCTCGGGCGTTCCGACGATGTGGAACGCGATGCTGCACGCGCAGGGCGACTACACGCCCGAGGACTTCGCCTCGCTGCGGATGGCCTCGTCGGGCGGCGCCTCGCTGCCGGTGGAGATCATCCGCGCCTTCACCGAGCGCTTCGGCTGCACGATCCTCGAGGGCTACGGCCTCACCGAGACCACCGGTGCGGCGACCTTCAACGACATCCACCGCGAGCAGCGGACTGGCACCACCGGCCCGACCCTGCCCGGCACGCAGGTCGAGATCCGCGACTCGGAGGGCCGCGTGCTGGCACCTGGCGAGGTCGGCGAGGTCTTCATCAAGGGCCCGACGGTCATGAAGGGCTACTGGAACCGTCCTGACGTCAACGCGAAGGAGCTCGTCGACGGCTGGCTGAAGTCCGGCGACCTCGGCTCGGTCGACGCCGACGGCTACCTGACGATCGTCGACCGCGTGAAGGACCTCGTGATCCGCGGCGGCTACAACGTGTACCCGCGCGAGGTCGAGGAGGTGCTGTACGAGCACCCCGGCATCGTCGAGGTGGCGGTCGTCGGCATCCCCGACGACCACTACGGCGAGGAGATCGCCGCGGTGATCGCGTCGGCTCCCGGCCACGAGCTGAACGGCGACGAGATCCGCACGTGGGCCAAGCAGCGCCTCTCGGCGTACAAGGTGCCGCGCATCTACTCCTTCGTCGACGCGCTGCCCAAGGGCGCGACCGGCAAGATCCTCAAGCGCTCGATCGACAAGAGCGCGCTGCGCGAGCTCGCCGAGTCGGCGGCTCGCGCCCGATGAGCGACGTCGAGGTCGTCGCGTCGGCCGAGACGCCGCGCGCCGTGCTGTTCGACTTCGGGGGAGTGCTCACCGCGAGCGTCTTCGCCTCGTTCGAGCGGTTCAGTCGTGAGGTCTGCGCCGGCGACCCGCACGCCGTCGTCAACGCGCTGTCGCACGACGAGGCCGCGCAGGCCGCGCTGGTCGACCACGAGTGCGGCCGCGTGGAGGACGAGGTCTTCGAGGAGGCGCTCGCGGGCGCCCTCGCGGCCCAGGGCCACACGGTCGAGGCCGCGGGCCTGATCGCGCGGATGCAGCAGGACCTGCACCCTGATCACGCGATGACCGCGCTCGTCCGTCGCCTCAAGGAGGAGGGTGTCGCGGTCGCGCTGGTCTCGAACTCGCTCGGTCGCGACTGCTACACCGGCCACGGCCTGGACGAGCTGTTCGAGGTCCAGGCGATCTCGGGCCGCGAGGGCGTGCGCAAGCCGTCGCGCCGGCTCTACGAGGTCGCCTGCGAGCGGCTGGGCGTGCGTCCGGCCGAGGCGATCATGATCGACGACCTCGCGATGAACATCCGCGCGGCCCAGACGCTGGGCATGGGCGGGATCGTCCACAGCGACGCCGCGCGCACGATCCCGGCGCTGGCCGGACTGCTCGGACTGGACCCGGAGGCGCTGGGCGCGGAGCCCGCGACGACCGGGACTTGAACTTGAGTCCGAATTCAGATTAGGGTGTGAAGCACGTCACGGTCCCCCTCGCGGACCCGCACCGCGGGCCCCGGACCGTCCCCACTCGGAGGAGCACCATGGACATCCACGGCAAGGTCGCCGTCGTCACCGGAGCCGGTGGCGGCATCGGAGCCGCCCTCGCGGACGCGCTGGTCGCGGCCGGCGCGAAGGTCGTCGTCGCGGACCTCAAGTCCGACGGCGTCGAGGCCGTCGCGGCCCGTCTCAACGAGGCCACGCCCGGCTCGGCCGTCGCGGTCGCGGGCGACGTCTCGCAGACCGCCCAGATCGAGCGCCTGATCGCCGTCGCCGAGGAGTCCTTCGGCCCGGTCGACCTCTACTTCGCGAACGCCGGCGTCGGCGGGGGAGTGACCCTGGAGGCCTCCGAGGAGGACTGGGACCTCGCCCACCAGGTCAACGTCATGGCGCACGTGCGCGCCGCCAAGCTGCTCGTCCCCGGCTGGATCGAGCGCGGCCAGGGCTACTTCGTGTCCACCGCGTCGGCCGCCGGCCTGCTGACGCAGATCGGCTCGGCCACCTACTCGGTCAGCAAGCACGGCGCCGTCGCGTTCGCCGAGTGGCTCGCGATCACCTACGGCGACCAGGGCGTGGCCGTCAGCTGCCTGTGCCCCATGGGCGTCAACACCGACATGCTCACCGGCGGCGCCCCGATCACCAACGAGACGCAGCGCCGTGCCGCCCAGGCCGTCACCGACGCCGGTGGCGTGCTCGAGGCCGACGAGGTCGCCGCGATCGTGCTGAAGGCGATGGAGTCCGAGGAGTTCCTGATACTGCCGCACCCCGAGGTCAAGGTCTTCCAGTCCCGCAAGGCCGGAGACATCGACCGCTGGATCGCCGGCATGCGCCGCTACCAGGCCTCGCTGGCCTGACCCCCGACCCCACCCACAGCCAGCAAGGAGCTGACATGCATTTCGAACTCTCGGACACCGCCAAGGAGTACCAGGCGAAGCTGCTCGCCTTCATGGACGAGCACGTCTACCCGGCCGAGGCCGTCTACCACCAGCAGATGGCGGAGTCGGGCAACCCGAACTTCCACCCGCCGATCCTCGAGGAGCTCAAGGCCGAGGCGAAGAGCCGTGGCCTGTGGAACCTGTTCCACCCCCACAAGGACGAGGCCTGGGGCTCGCCCGGCCTGAGCAACCTCGACTACGCGCCGCTGGCCGAGATCACGGGTCGCAGCCCGTACATCGCGCCCGAGGCGATCAACTGCAACGCTCCCGACACCGGCAACATGGAGGTCCTCCAGCTGTTCGGCACCGAGGAGCACAAGGAGAAGTACCTCAAGCCGCTCCTGGCCGGCGAGATGGCCTCGGCGTTCTGCATGACCGAGCCCGCGGTCGCCAGCTCGGACGCCACCAACGTCGAGCTCAGCATGACCCCCGACGGCGACGAGTACGTCCTCAACGGCCGCAAGTGGTTCGCCTCGAACGCCCTGCACGCCAACTGCAAGGTGCTCATCGTCATGGGCAAGACCAACTTCGAGGCCGAGACGCACCGTCAGCAGTCGATGATGGTCGTCCCGATCGACACCCCCGGCGTCACGGTCGTCCGCGGCCTGCCGGTCTTCGGCTACATGGACCGCGAGGGCCACGCCGAGATCCTCTTCGAGGACGTCCGCGTGCCCAAGACCGCGCTGCTCGCCGGCGAGGGCGACGGCTTCATGATCAGCCAGGCCCGCCTCGGCCCCGGCCGCATCCACCACTGCATGCGCTCCATCGGCATGGCCGAGCGCGCCCTCGACCTGATGATCGCGCGCGCCCAGAGCCGCACGACGTTCGGCGAGCCCGTCGCGAACCGCTCGAACGTCCAGGACTGGATCGCCGAGGCCCGCATCGAGATCGAGATGATCCGCCTGCTGGTGTTCAAGACGGCGTACCTGATGGACACCGTGGGCAACCAGAAGGCCCGCACCGAGATCGCGGCCATCAAGGTGGCTGCCCCGGAGATCGCGCTCAAGATCATCGACCGCGCGATCCAGGTGCACGGTGGTGGCGGCGTCACCGACGACTTCCCGCTGGCGAGCTTCTACGCCCACCAGCGCACGCTGCGCATCGCCGACGGCCCCGACGAGGTCCACAAGCGCACCATCGCGCGGGTCGAGCTGCGCCGCATGGAGCGCGAGCTCTCGCGCGCCTGACGCCGGACCGCACGGGCGGCGGGATACTCCTCTGTCCCGCCGCCCGTGTCCACGGGTCGGACCCCGACCTGAACTTGAGTTCGACTATGACTTAGGCTGTGACGAGCAGCACAAGCAGTGCCCGCGAGCCGCCCTCGGCGCCCCGCGAAATCCCCCGAATCCCAGGAAAGATCCGACCTATGCTGATGGAGACGATGTGACATGAAATGGCGTCGGTTCCTGGTGTCCCGGCTCGTCCGGCTCGCCTTCGTGCTGGTGGCGATCACCACCCTCACGTTCCTCATGATGCACCTGGCCCCGGGCGATCCCGCCCGGCTCGTGGCCGGCATGGACGCGGACGAGCAGGCCGTGCAGGTCGCCCGCGAGCGCCTCGGCCTCGACCAGCCCATGTACAAGCAGTTCCTCGACTACATCGGCGGTCTCTTCCGCGGTGACATGGGCACGTCGTTCGCGACGAGCCAGCCCGTCACCGACGAGATCGCCCAGAAGATCGGCCCCACGGCCCAGCTGGCCGTCTTCGGCATGCTGATCATCCTGCTCGTCGGCCTGCCGATGGGCATCATCGGCGCGGTGCTGACCCGCAACGGCCACCGCGCGTTCGAGATCATGTTCAGCAGCTCCACCGGTGCGATGGCCTCGATCCCGCAGTACCTGATCGCGACCTTCCTGGCGTTCTTCTTCGCGGTGACGTGGCAGATCTTCCCCGTGGCGGGCTCCGGCTCGCTCAACGCCGCGGTGCTGCCCGCGATCGCCATCGCGATCCGCCCGGCGGCCTCGATCGCGCGCCTCGTGCGCGTCCGCACCCTCGAGGTGCTCGAGTCGCCCTACGTGCGCACCGCCCGCAGCAAGCGGCTGCCGACGCGCAAGCTCTACCTCGCGCACGTGTTCCCCAACTCGATCACGACCATGCTCGCGATGGGCGGCGTGACCTTCGCCAGCCTCATCGGCGGCGCCGTCATCGTCGAGCAGGTCTTCGCCCGGCTCGGCCTGGGCACCACCCTCGTCCACAGCGTCCTCGTCGGCGACTACCCGGTCGTCCAGGGCATCGTGCTGCTGCTCGGCTTCTCGGTCGTGCTGGTGAACGCCCTGGTGGACATCATCCTCGGGATCGTCGATCCCCGGACCATGGAGGCCGGCCGATGAAGAAGCACGAGCGCCGCAGCAGCGCGCGTCAGATGTTCGGCGCGTTCCTGGCCACGCCCACGGGCATCGTCTCGGGCCTGATCCTGCTGGGTCTCACGGTCCTGGTGATCATGGGCCCGAACGGCTTCGGCGACCAGGCCGTCGTCAGCGACATGTCCCGCTCGAGCGAGGGTCCGTCCGCGGACTACCGCTTCGGCACCGACGCCCTGGGCCGCGACATCCTCACCCGCACCCTGGCGGCGACCCGGCTCTCGATCCTCTACGCGTCGGCCGCCGTGCTGTTCGCGATGGTGGTCGGCGGCCTGATCGGCGGTCTCATCGCCGCCGGCGGCCCCCGCGTCCGCAAGGTCGGCGGCGCCGTCATCGACTCGATGATGGGCTTCGGCGACATCCTGCTCGCCGTCGTGGTCGTCGCGATCGTCGGCGTCGGCGCGAAGGGCGCGGTGCTGGCCATCGGCGTCGCCTTCACGCCGCACTTCGCCCGCTTCACGTACAGCCTCGTGGACTCGGTGATGGTGCGGGACTACATGTCGGCCGCGCGCGTCGTGGGCGTCAACAAGTCCGGCATCGGCACGCGGTACGTCGGTCGCAACGTCGCCGACAGCCTGGTGATCGTCACGTTCACGACCGTCGCCGAGGGCATCATGGCGATGTCCTCGCTCAGCTTCCTGGGCCTGGGCATCCAGTCGCCGCAGTTCGACTGGGGCCAGATGCTCACCGACGGCGTCAAGAACTTCTACCTCAACCCGTACGCGGCGCTCGTGCCCGCGACGCTCATCCTCATCACCGGCCTCGCGGTCAACCTCTTCGGCGATGCCGTGGCCCGCGCGGTCAACCCGGTGCTGTGGAACGAGCGGCCGAGCCTGTTCCGCTCGAAGCTGCGCCGCAACGGCGCGAAGGCGCTGGCGGCCGAGCCCGAGATCACCCTCGATCCCGGCATGGAGACCGAGACCAGGAAGGGACGCCCATGAACGACGACACCCTGCTCGACGTGCGCAACCTCTCGATCAGCATCGAGGGCCGGGACGACGTCCCGCCGCTGGTGCGCGACGTCTCCTTCTCGCTCAAGCGCGGTGAGATCGTCGGCATCGTCGGCGAGTCCGGCAGCGGCAAGACGCTGACCTCGCTGGCCGTGTCGCGACTGCTGCCCAAGGGCCTGTCGATGACCGCCGACCGGATCGACTTCGACGGTCACGACCTGGTGAACGGCTCCGACCGCGAGCTGCGCACCGTCCTCGGCACGAACCTGGCGATGGTGTTCCAGGATCCGATGTCGTCGCTGAACCCCGCTCGCAAGATCGGGGCGCAGATGATCGAGACGGTGCGCGAGCACAAGGGCCTGTCCAAGAAGGAGGCGCGCGACCTCGCGATCCGCAGCCTCGAGGACGTGCACATCACCGAGCCCGCCAAGCGGCTCAAGCAGTACCCGCACGAGCTCTCGGGCGGCATGCGCCAGCGCACCATGATCGCGATGGGACTCATGGGCGAGCCGAGCCTGATCCTGGCCGACGAGCCCACCACGGCGCTCGACGTCACGGTGCAGGCGCAGGTCATGCAGCTGCTGTGCGACCTCAACGACCGCAAGGGCAGCGCCGTGCTGCTGATCTCGCACAACATCTCGCTGCTGTCGGAGGTCTGCGACCGCGTGATCGTGATGTTCCGCGGCGAGATCGTCGAGGACCTCACCACGGCGAAGCTGCTCTCCGGGCCTGATCACCCGTACACGCGGGGCCTGATCCGCGCGGTCCCGGATCTCAACACGGATCGGAACGAGGACCTCGTGACGATCGAGGACGGACAGTTCGACGTCGAACGGGAGATGAACCATGCTTGAGCTGGAGAACGTCGAGGTCACCTACCCCGGACCGCCCCCGTTCACGGCGGTCAAGGGGATCAACCTGTCGGTGCCCAAGGGCTCCACCGTCGGCCTGGTCGGCGAGTCGGGATCGGGCAAGTCGTCCATCGCGCGCGCGGCCATCGGCCTGACGCCCGTGACGAGCGGCCGGATCACGCTCGAGGGCGTGGACATCACCAACCCCAAGGGCAAGGCGCTGCGCCACCTGCGCAGCCAGGCCCAGCTGGTGTTCCAGGACCCGCACGCGTCGCTGAACCCGCGCATGGAGATCGCCATGGCGGTGCAGGAGGCCGTCAGCGTCGCCACGGGCAAGCGCGTCACGTCGCAGTCGTGCGCCGCGACCGCGCTCGACCTGCTCGACAAGGTCGGCGTGCCGAAGGCGGCCGTGCGCCGCTACCCGCACCAGCTGTCCGGCGGTCAGCTCCAGCGCGTCTCGATCGCGCGGGCCCTGGCGCTCTCGCCGTCGCTGATGATCCTCGACGAGGTCACGGCGTCGCTCGACGTCTCGGTGCAGGCGCGCATCCTCAACCTGCTGCGCCAGCTGCAGCGCGAGCTCGACGTCTCGATGCTCTACATCTCGCACGACCTGTCGGTGATCCGCTACCTGGCCGATCACGTGTACGTCATGCGCCACGGCGAGATGGTCGAGGCCGGAACGGCCGACGCCGTCTTCGACGCGCCCCAGCAGGAGTACACGAAGGCGCTGCTCTCCGCCGTGCCCACGCTCGGCGGCAGCCGCTGGCGCTCGCGCCGCGATCCCGTCGCCGTCAGCTGACCCGCATCCCGTCCCGACCCGCTCCGTCCGGAGCGAGAGGAGTCCTGTCATGAACGCCGTCGACCGCCTGTGGGAGCACGCCCGGAACGCCCCCGACAGCATCGCCCTGCGGGTGGGGGAGCAGTCCTGGACCTACGGCCAGGTGCGCGACCTCGTCGCCGCCTGGGCGCAGCGCCTGACCGACGCCGGCATCGAGCCCGGTGACCGCGTCCTGCTCGTCGCCCCGACCTCGCAGGAGTTCGCCGTCGTGCACCAGGCGATCCTCGCCGTGGGCGCGATCGGCGTGACCGTGAACTCGGCCTCGACCTCGGTCGAGCTGGAGTACTTCCTGACCGACGCCGAGTGCTCGCTCGCGATCGCCTGGCACGAGACGGTCGACGTCGCGCAGCAGGCTGCCACCGCCACCGGCATCGACCTGTGGACCCTCGAGGCCGGCGACATCGAGACCGGCCCCGGTGCCGACCTCGACCTGCCGCGCTCGATGCAGCCGGACGACACCGGCGTGCTGCTCTACACCTCGGGCACCACCGGCAAGCCGAAGGGCGCCGAGCTGACCCACGGCAACATCGTGGCCTGCGCCGAGATCGTGTCCGGCACGCTCGAGAGCGACAGCTCCGACCGCGTGGGCACGGCGCTGCCGCTCTTCCACGTGTTCGGCCAGATCTGCGTCATGGTCGCCACCTTCCAGGTGGGCGCGAGCCTGTCGCTGCTGCGTCCGTTCAGCGGCGAGGGCCTGCTGCGGATGGCCGCGGCGCACCGGCTCACCGTGCTGGCCGGCGTCCCGACGATGTGGAACGCGATGCTGCACGCCGACGTCGAGGTCTCGCGCGACGACCTCGCCGGCCTGACCCACGCCCTGTCCGGCGGCGCGGCCCTGCCGCTGGCCGTGGCGGACGCCTTCCGCGAGCGCTTCGGCTGCCGCGTCCTCGACGGCTACGGCCTCAGCGAGACCACCGGCGCCGGCACCTCCGCGAAGCTCAGCCCGCGTCGCAAGGAGGGCTCGGTCGGCCCCGCGCTGAACCGTCTCGAGGCGTGCGTCGTGGACTCCGAGGGCAACCCCGTGCCGTTCGGCGAGCGCGGCGAGGTGGCCCTCGCCGGACCGGTCATCATGAAGGGCTACTGGCGCCGTCCCGAGGCCACGGCCGAGGTCATGCGTGGCAAGTGGTTCCTCACCGGCGACATCGGCAAGCAGGACGAGGACGGCGACATCTGGATCCTCGACCGCAAGAAGGACCTCGTCATCCGCGGCGGCTACAACGTCTACCCGCGCGAGATCGAGGAGGTGCTGTACACGCACCCCGACCTGCGCGAGGTCGCCGTGATCGGCGTCCCCGACGACCGCCTCGGCGAGGAGGTCGCCGCCGTCTACGCCCCGCACCCGGGCCGCGTCGTCGAGAGCTCGGCGCTGCGCGCGTGGCTGGAGGAGCGGCTGGCCCAGTACAAGGTCCCGCGGATCTACCACGAGGTCGCCGAGCTGCCCAAGGGCTCGACCGGCAAGATCCTCAAGCGCCAGCTGGACCGTGGCAGCGTGCTCGAGCACGGCATGAAGGTGACGCGGGACAGGAGCGCCTCGTGACGCAGCTGATCGAGACCGGACCCATCGCGGCCTGGATCGAGACCCTCGGCATCGACGCCGTCGGCCCGATCGAGTTCACGCGCGTCGGCGCCGGCCAGTCGAACCTCACGTTCCTGGTCACCGACGCCGCGGACCACCGTTGGATCCTGCGCCGCCCGCCGTTGGGCACGCTGCTGGCCTCGGCCCACGACGTCGAGCGCGAGCACCGCATCATGTCGGGGCTCCAGGGCACGGGCGTGCCGGTGCCGACGATCCACGGGTTCACGAAGGACCCGTCCGTCACCGACGCGCCGATCATGCTCATGGACTTCGTCGACGGCCGCGTGCTGGACACGATCGAGGCGGTCGAGTCGGTGCCTGAGGAGACGCGCCGGGAGATCGGCCTGTCGCTGGCGTCGACGCTCGGCGAGGTGCACGCCGTGGACCTCGAGAAGGCGGGACTGGTCGACCTGGCCAGCCACAAGCCCTACGCCGAGCGCCAGCTCAAGCGCTGGCACCGTCAGTGGGAGCAGTCGCGCACGCGCGACCTGCCGA carries:
- a CDS encoding ABC transporter permease, producing MKKHERRSSARQMFGAFLATPTGIVSGLILLGLTVLVIMGPNGFGDQAVVSDMSRSSEGPSADYRFGTDALGRDILTRTLAATRLSILYASAAVLFAMVVGGLIGGLIAAGGPRVRKVGGAVIDSMMGFGDILLAVVVVAIVGVGAKGAVLAIGVAFTPHFARFTYSLVDSVMVRDYMSAARVVGVNKSGIGTRYVGRNVADSLVIVTFTTVAEGIMAMSSLSFLGLGIQSPQFDWGQMLTDGVKNFYLNPYAALVPATLILITGLAVNLFGDAVARAVNPVLWNERPSLFRSKLRRNGAKALAAEPEITLDPGMETETRKGRP
- a CDS encoding ABC transporter ATP-binding protein; protein product: MNDDTLLDVRNLSISIEGRDDVPPLVRDVSFSLKRGEIVGIVGESGSGKTLTSLAVSRLLPKGLSMTADRIDFDGHDLVNGSDRELRTVLGTNLAMVFQDPMSSLNPARKIGAQMIETVREHKGLSKKEARDLAIRSLEDVHITEPAKRLKQYPHELSGGMRQRTMIAMGLMGEPSLILADEPTTALDVTVQAQVMQLLCDLNDRKGSAVLLISHNISLLSEVCDRVIVMFRGEIVEDLTTAKLLSGPDHPYTRGLIRAVPDLNTDRNEDLVTIEDGQFDVEREMNHA
- a CDS encoding ABC transporter ATP-binding protein → MLELENVEVTYPGPPPFTAVKGINLSVPKGSTVGLVGESGSGKSSIARAAIGLTPVTSGRITLEGVDITNPKGKALRHLRSQAQLVFQDPHASLNPRMEIAMAVQEAVSVATGKRVTSQSCAATALDLLDKVGVPKAAVRRYPHQLSGGQLQRVSIARALALSPSLMILDEVTASLDVSVQARILNLLRQLQRELDVSMLYISHDLSVIRYLADHVYVMRHGEMVEAGTADAVFDAPQQEYTKALLSAVPTLGGSRWRSRRDPVAVS
- a CDS encoding class I adenylate-forming enzyme family protein, with product MNAVDRLWEHARNAPDSIALRVGEQSWTYGQVRDLVAAWAQRLTDAGIEPGDRVLLVAPTSQEFAVVHQAILAVGAIGVTVNSASTSVELEYFLTDAECSLAIAWHETVDVAQQAATATGIDLWTLEAGDIETGPGADLDLPRSMQPDDTGVLLYTSGTTGKPKGAELTHGNIVACAEIVSGTLESDSSDRVGTALPLFHVFGQICVMVATFQVGASLSLLRPFSGEGLLRMAAAHRLTVLAGVPTMWNAMLHADVEVSRDDLAGLTHALSGGAALPLAVADAFRERFGCRVLDGYGLSETTGAGTSAKLSPRRKEGSVGPALNRLEACVVDSEGNPVPFGERGEVALAGPVIMKGYWRRPEATAEVMRGKWFLTGDIGKQDEDGDIWILDRKKDLVIRGGYNVYPREIEEVLYTHPDLREVAVIGVPDDRLGEEVAAVYAPHPGRVVESSALRAWLEERLAQYKVPRIYHEVAELPKGSTGKILKRQLDRGSVLEHGMKVTRDRSAS
- a CDS encoding phosphotransferase family protein, whose translation is MTQLIETGPIAAWIETLGIDAVGPIEFTRVGAGQSNLTFLVTDAADHRWILRRPPLGTLLASAHDVEREHRIMSGLQGTGVPVPTIHGFTKDPSVTDAPIMLMDFVDGRVLDTIEAVESVPEETRREIGLSLASTLGEVHAVDLEKAGLVDLASHKPYAERQLKRWHRQWEQSRTRDLPIVDDLAARLSANVPQHQDLALVHGDFHLMNVITDPSAGRVTAVLDWELSTLGDPLADLGGLLAYWPQADDEIITGFRGPTMPGFPSRAELVEEYARATGRDVSAIGFWYVLGLWKIAIIAEGVLRRSIDDPRNTAVTGQISSELIDELMQRADLEARDAGL